GACATCATCGTGAACAACGAGAAGCGCATGCTTCAAGAGGCTGTTGACGCGCTGTTCGACAACGGCCGTCGTGGACGTCCCGTCACTGGACCAGGAAACCGTCCCCTCAAGTCCATCTCGGACATGCTCAAGGGCAAGCAGGGTCGTTTCCGTCAGAACCTGCTCGGCAAGCGCGTCGACTACTCCGGCCGTTCGGTCATCGTGGTCGGCCCGCAGCTCAAGCTGCACCAGTGTGGTCTGCCCAAGCAGATGGCGCTCGAACTGTTCAAGCCGTTCGTCATGAAGCGACTGGTGGAGCTCAACCACGCGCAGAACATCAAGTCTGCCAAGCGCATGGTCGAGCGCAGCCGCCCGGAGGTGTGGGACGTCCTCGAAGAGGTCATCCGCGAGCACCCTGTGCTGCTGAACCGCGCGCCGACGCTTCACCGCCTTGGTATCCAGGCCTTCGAGCCGCAGCTGGTTGAGGGTAAGGCCATTCACCTGCACCCGCTCGTCTGTGCGGCGTTCAACGCCGACTTCGACGGCGACCAGATGGCTGTCCACTTGCCGCTCAGTTCTGAGGCGCAGGCCGAGGCCCGCATCCTCATGCTGTCGAGCAACAACATCCTGAAGCCGTCAGACGGCCGCCCAGTGACCATGCCTACTCAGGACATGATCATTGGTCTGTATCACCTGACGCTGCTCAAGGAAGGCTCGAAGGGCGAGGGTCTCTCGTTCGGTTCCGAGGCAGAGGCGTTCATGGCGTTCGATGCCGGCGTGATCACGCTCGGTACCGAGATCTCCTTGCGCGTCGATGGCGACACCATTCCGCCTGCCGACTGGGTCGCCCCAGAAGGCTGGACGGAGGGCCAGGCCATGACGCTCAAGACCACCCTCGGTCGCGCGCTCTTCAACGGCCTCCTGCCCGTCTCGTACCCCTACGTCAACCGCAACGTTGACAAGAAGGTGCTTGGCGACATCGTCAACACGCTCGCCGAGCGTTACGAGAAGGTGGAGGTCGCGGCGTCGCTCGACGCCCTGAAGTCCGCCGGATTCCACTGGGCCACGCGCTCAGGCGTCACGATCGCGATCAGCGACGTGGCGACGCCAGCGAACAAGCAGGAGATCCTCGACCGTTACGAGACGCTCGCAGCGAAGGTGCAAGACCAGTACGAAACCGGTTTGATCACCAACCCTGAGCGTCGTCAAGAGCTCATCGAGATCTGGACGCGTGCGACCAACGAGGTCGACGTCGAGATGCGCAAGTCCTTCCCGCAGTACAACACGGTGCAGACCATGGTCGGCTCCGGGGCTCGCGGTAACTGGATGCAGGTGCGTCAGATCGCCGGTATGCGTGGCCTGGTGTCGAACCCGAAGGGCGAGATCATCCCTCGACCCATCAAGTCGAACTACCGCGAGGGCTTGTCCGTTCTCGAGTACTTCATCGCCACTCACGGTGCCCGCAAGGGTCTGGCCGACACCGCGCTGCGTACTGCCGACTCTGGTTACTTGACCAGGCGTCTGGTGGACGTGTCGCAAGACGTCATCGTCCGTGAAGACGACTGCGGTACCGAGCGCGGTCTGACCATGCCGATCCTCGAGCGCGATGCTGCTGGCAACGTCCAGTGGCACGAGCGTGTGGCGACCTCCGTGTTCGCACGCACGATCGCGGCCGACGTGGTGGACGCCGACGGTACGGTGCTCGCCAAGGCGGGTGTCGACGCTGGTGACGTTCTCATCGACGCGCTCATTGCGAGCGGCGTGGAAGAGGTCAAGGTCCGGTCGGTCCTGACGTGTGAGTCCGCGGTGGGCACGTGTGCACGCTGCTATGGACGTTCGCTCGCGACCCGTGAGCTCGTCGACATCGGCGAGGCCGTCGGAATTATCGCGGCCCAGTCGATCGGTGAGCCTGGCACGCAGTTGACGATGCGTACCTTCCACACGGGTGGTGTTGCCTCTGCCGAGGACATCACTCAGGGTCTGCCCCGCGTCCAAGAGCTGTTCGAGGCCCGCACCCCCAAGGGTGAGGCCCCGATCGCCGAGGTTGCCGGCCGTCTCAAGGTGGACGACTCGGAAGCCATGCGCCGCCTGGTCATCACTCCCGACAACGGTGACGACGAGATCGCGTACCCCGTCACCAAGCGTTCGCGTCTGCTCGTTCAGGATGGCGATCACGTCGAGGTCGGTCAGCAGCTCGTGTTCGGAGCCGTTGACCCCAAGAACGTGCTGCGCATCCTCGGACCGCGTGCCACCCAGAAGCACTTGGTGGACGAGGTTCAGCAGGTGTACCGCTCGCAGGGTGTGGAAATCCACGACAAGCACATCGAGGTCATCGTGCGGCAGATGCTGCGCCGCGTGACCGTGCTTGAGGCTGGTGACACGAACCTGCTTCCTGGAGAGTTGGCGGAGCGC
The Demequina sp. TMPB413 DNA segment above includes these coding regions:
- a CDS encoding DNA-directed RNA polymerase subunit beta'; the encoded protein is MLDVNEFSDLRIGLATAEEIRGWSHGEVKKPETINYRTLKPEKDGLFCEKIFGPTRDWECSCGKYKRVRYRGIVCERCGVEVTRSKVRRERMGHIELAAPVTHIWYFKGVPSRLGYLLDLAPKDLEKVIYFAAYMVTEVDVDGRHEDLPQLRNELEQEKKHLVNQRDVQINERAEKLEKDIAELEAEGAKADAKRKVKDGAEREMANIRKRFDAEIERLDAVFDRFVGLKVQDLEGDELLYRELSRRYGNYFKGSMGAQAIQQRLRDFDLAAEADSLRDTIANGKGQRKTRALKRLKVVNAFLTTTNSPVGMVLDAVPVIPPDLRPMVQLDGGRFATSDLNDLYRRVINRNNRLKRLLDLGAPDIIVNNEKRMLQEAVDALFDNGRRGRPVTGPGNRPLKSISDMLKGKQGRFRQNLLGKRVDYSGRSVIVVGPQLKLHQCGLPKQMALELFKPFVMKRLVELNHAQNIKSAKRMVERSRPEVWDVLEEVIREHPVLLNRAPTLHRLGIQAFEPQLVEGKAIHLHPLVCAAFNADFDGDQMAVHLPLSSEAQAEARILMLSSNNILKPSDGRPVTMPTQDMIIGLYHLTLLKEGSKGEGLSFGSEAEAFMAFDAGVITLGTEISLRVDGDTIPPADWVAPEGWTEGQAMTLKTTLGRALFNGLLPVSYPYVNRNVDKKVLGDIVNTLAERYEKVEVAASLDALKSAGFHWATRSGVTIAISDVATPANKQEILDRYETLAAKVQDQYETGLITNPERRQELIEIWTRATNEVDVEMRKSFPQYNTVQTMVGSGARGNWMQVRQIAGMRGLVSNPKGEIIPRPIKSNYREGLSVLEYFIATHGARKGLADTALRTADSGYLTRRLVDVSQDVIVREDDCGTERGLTMPILERDAAGNVQWHERVATSVFARTIAADVVDADGTVLAKAGVDAGDVLIDALIASGVEEVKVRSVLTCESAVGTCARCYGRSLATRELVDIGEAVGIIAAQSIGEPGTQLTMRTFHTGGVASAEDITQGLPRVQELFEARTPKGEAPIAEVAGRLKVDDSEAMRRLVITPDNGDDEIAYPVTKRSRLLVQDGDHVEVGQQLVFGAVDPKNVLRILGPRATQKHLVDEVQQVYRSQGVEIHDKHIEVIVRQMLRRVTVLEAGDTNLLPGELAERARFERLNRETVTKGGKPASARPELMGITKASLATESWLSAASFQETTRVLTEAALSGKSDPLLGLKENVILGKLIPAGTGLHRYRGATVEPTEDAKANLFPTFGYEEWDGQFFSEGTGEAVRLEEFNFPRD